The window ggtgagcttcttctagactcatcttctccttgaagtggcgtctcctctccctcttctttctccattccgctgccattcatcttccaagaagcaaaggaatccattgatgaagaagatcctaggcctacaagctccaatggagcttgcatcagaaGGTCTTCTAATCTACCTCCTAACCAAGGGCCCAAGCTATATGAACGAACCACCAAGCTGGAGGGaaccttgactcagtttataCAGGTCTCAATGTCCAATCACAAGAGTACTGAGTTAGCAATTAAGAGCCTGGAAATCCAAGTGGGGCAGCTGGCCAAGCAAATAGCAGAAAATTCCTTAGGGAGTTTTGGAGCAAATACTGAAaaaaatcccaaggaggaatacAAAGCTATAGTCACTAGAAGCTAAAGAAGAATGTTTGTGGATGATAAGAGTCGAAGCAATGAAGGAGAGTTAAGAgctgaggaagaaaaaaagtaagagGAAGAACAGAcgggaaagaaagaaataagtgAGAACGAGGAagtagaaaataagaaaaagaataaaaagagagaaagtaaGGGAGCAGggagaaaagaaagtgaagatAAAAAGGCCAAGAGTAAGCTggtgagagaaaagaagaaagaggttgTCCCCAACTCAGGAAAGGAAGCACCATACCCTTTGGTGCCATCTAAAAAAGACAAGGAGTGATGCTTTGCTCGTTTCCTTGATATTTTCAAGAAGTTGGAAATTACTATTCCTTTCGGAGAAGCCTTACAACAGATGTCACTCTACACTAAGTTTCTGAAGGATTAGTTGACCAAGAAGGGTAAGTAAATCAACAGTGAAAACATCATGGTGGAAGGTAATTGTAGCACAATTATTCAAAGAATCCTCCCACCAAAGTACAAAGATCCAGGGAGTGTGACTATCCCGTGCTCAATAGGGGTTGTATCAGTAGGAAAAGCACTAATTAATTTAGGGGCTACCATCAATTTGATGCCCCCATCTATGTGCAAAAGGATAGGGAACTTAGAGATTGCACCAACCATAATGACATTGCAGGTTGCTGGTCGTTCAATTACAAGACCCTACGGTGTAGTGGAGGATGTGTTGGTCAAGGTTCGTCAATTTATATTCCCTGTGGATTTTGTGATCATGGATATAGAGGAGGATGCTGAAATTCCATTGATCTTAGGCCATCCCTTCATGCTGACGGCTAAGTGTGTAGTGGACATGGGAAATGGTAACCTAGAAATGAGTGTCGATGATCAAAAGTTTACTTTCAATCTATTCGACGCAATTAAGCATCCAAATGACCACAAGGCCTATTTTAAGACGGAGGCAGTTGAACATGAGGTGGCTATGGTAGCTCAAGCTATGGTATCACAATCCCTATTACAGAAAGCTCTGACTAATGCAGTGGAATGCCttacaaaggaagaagaaaaagaattgaaGAAATGTTTGGAAAAGTTGGATAGGTTGAAAGGAagcctttcaaaaaaagttttatttgaagaattgaagaaaGACCCTCCCACAGAGAAAACTAAGGTGGACCTGAAGATCTTGTCGGAGCATTTAAGGTATGTGTTCTTAGAAGATAATGAGGCAAGACCAGTAGTGATTAGCAACTCTCTAACTGATGAGGAGGAATCTCGGCTGGTGAAAGTCTTAAAAAAGCATAGGGCAACGACTGGATGGCACATATGAGACCTTAAGGGAATTAGCCCTTCATACTGCATGGCCAAAATCAACATGGAAGCTGAGTACAAACCTATGAGACAGTCGCAACAAAGATTGAATCCTTTTATGAAGGAAGAAGTGCGCAAAGAAGTGCTCAAGTTGCTGGAAGCAGGCCTCATCTATCCCATCTATGATAGTGCTTAGGTGAGCCCTGTACAAGTAGTCCCAATGAAGGGTGGCATGATAGTgataagaaatgaaaagaaagatttGATCCCCATAAGAACAGTCACAGGGTGGAGGATGTGCATTGACTACAGGAAGTTGAATGATGCCACAAGGAAATATCATTTTCCTCTTCTCTTCatggaccagatgcttgaacggcTAGCTGGTCAATCATTCTATTGTTTTCTGGAGGCTACTCGGGATATAATCAAATTGTTGTAGACCCAAATgatcaagagaaaacaacattcACTTGCCCCTTCGGTGTGTTTGCTTACAGAAGAATGCCCTTCGGGCTTTTCAATGCTCCCGCTACTTTTCAAAGATGCATGATGGCAATATTTGTCACCATGGTAGAGAAGTGTATTGAAGTGTTTATGAATGACTTCTCGGTGTTCAGCCTATCATTCGATTGCTGTCTAGCCAATTTGGAGCTGGTGTTGCAACACTGTGAAGAGACCAATCTAGTGCTTAACTGGGAAAAATGCCACTTTATGGTCCCAGAATGGATCGTTTTGGGCCACAAAATTTTTGTAAGGGGAATCGAGGTGGATAaggaaaaaattgatgttattgagAAGCTGCCTCCACTAGTTAATGTTAAGGGAGTAAGGAGCTTTCTGGGACATGCTAGGTTCTATAGGCAGTTTATCAAAGATTTTTTGAAGATTGCCAAACCGTTGAGTAATTCTCTCAATAAGAACGTTGTGTTCTTATTTGATGAAGAGTGTTTGAAGGCATTCAACACCTTAAAGACCAGCCTAGTATCCGTTCCCATCATTACAACACCGTATTGGAGCCAAGAGTTTGAGCTCATGTGTGACGCAAGTGACTATGTTGTTGGTGTTGTGTTGGGCCAGAGGAAAGGTAGAGTTTTTCAAGCCATCTACTATATGAGCAAGGTCTTAAATGATGCTCAATTAAATTATGCCACCACAGAAAAGGAGATGCTTGCAATTGTCTATGCCCTGGAAAAATTTAGATCATACCTGGTGGGATCCAAGGTCATTGTGTACACCAACCATGTAGCTATTAAATACCTGTTAACAAAAGCTAATTCTAAGCCCAGCTTAATCAGATAGATCCTGTTGCTGCAAGAATTTGATCTAGTCATTCAAGACAAGAAGGTATCCGAAAATCTGGTGGTTGACCACTTGTCAAGACTAGTAAATGAGGAAGTTACCTTGAAGGAACTGGAAATAAGAGATGAGTTTCCAAATGAATCGTTGTTATTAGCGGTGAACGAGAGGCCATGGTTCGCTAATCTGCCAACTTTAAGGCAGCAGGAATCCTTCCTAGGGATCTGAACTGGCAGCAGAAGAAGAAATTCTTGCATGATGCTCACTTTTATGTCTAGGATGACCCACACTTGTTCAAGATTGAGGCTGATAATCTTTTGAGGAGATGTGTGACGAAAGAGGAATCTAAAAGCATATTGTGGCACTGCCATAATTCACCTTGTGGAGGTCATTATAGTGGGGACAAAATAGCAGTCAAGGTTCTGCAATCAGGATTCTTTTGGCCCTCACTTTTCAAGGATGCCCATGAACATGCAACCCAGTGCGATCAATGTCAAAGAATGGGAAGTGACTCAAGGCGAAATGAAATGCCCCTGCAAAATATCATGGAGGTAGAAGTCTATGATTGTTGGGGTATTGACTTCGTAGGTACACTTCCTCCATCTTATAGGAATGAATACATCCTTGTAGCTGTTGATTATGTGTccaaatgggttgaagcagTGGCTGCCCCAACGAATGATGCCAAGATTGTTGTAAAATTCTTGAAGAAGAATATATTTTCTCTCGTTGGGGTACCGAGAGTCCTAATCAGTGATGGGAGCTCTCATTTTTGCAATAGCCAACTTGAAAAGGTGTTGGGGCATTACAGCATCACACACAAGGTGGCCTCACCATACCATCCATAGACGAACGGTCAAGCGGAGGTTTCCAACAGGGAACTAAAGAAGATTTTAGAGAAAACTGTGGTTTTTACTAAATCAGCAACAACTCTTGAAGCAAAAATGACAGAAgataattttccaaaaaaaaaacaaaaaagaacaaaagagaaACGAAAAGAGATCAACAACAACTCTTGTAGCAAAAATGGCAGAagataattttatgaaaaaaaacgaaaaagaacaGAGTAGTAACCTCGAGTCGGCGCACCTAAAACCTTTGGAAGCTAAAATACAACATTAaacatatttacaaaaataataaatgaaatgaaCAAAATCAGCAACAACTCTTGTAAAATGACAGaagataattttcaaaaaaaaatgaaaaagaacagAGGAGAGACAAAAAGCAGAGAAGGAAAGAGGAGAAGATTGAGGAAGAGAAtgatggagaaagagaagatTGAGGGAGAAAACGCAATAGAAACGcaggagagaaagaaaagttctGGAATTAAGGGAATTAAATGGGGATTTTAAATTCGCCAATTAGGAAGCAACACGTGGCGAGGACAGTTCTCATTGTTAAGTGAAATTAAATGGGGAGTTGAAATCCGCCAATCAAGAAGTGACACATGGcgggacaaaaaacaaaatgatgcaaAAAAAGGGAGggacaaaataaccaaaaaatcgAGAAAAGTGTCATGTGTCAATCATTCAGCCATGGGCACAATAGACATTTTGCTCTACTCCAGTTTTcttatatagatatagatacaCAACAATAGGTTCCCAAAAGTAGTTTCCAACAtactattttaattcttaaattcgggaaataaaaaattcccaaaatttaatgaaaataatattttacatctattccaaaattcaaaaagacaattattttagtaaagtgacacataaaaaatattctaatgtGTCTATATCTTACCTCTCAACCAATAACTAAATTACAAAACATGTTCAAGCTATTTATGGAGATCCAAGCTTGTAAGCATTTTTCCTAGTTTGTGAGGAGAATAAAACTATCATACCAGTAAAACCAAGAAAGTGAGGAAGTATAGAAGACCAAAGTGAAGATATAAGGTTGACTGAGGAGGGGGATAGATCACGGGTTTGAATCCTTCTAACTAacatttctaacaaaactaacatttgttgattaaaaaaaaaacaatgcaaGACATCAAAATGGAATAACAAATGGAGTGAAAGTGAGGAAaaatgttttgttgttgttgaaggaATGCATTATTTGGACGAGTGTCTGATCATGTGAAATAAAGATAAGGGTTTGAAATAACAAGGTTTTAAGTCACctgagtttaaaataaaataaaaagaaaaaagaaaaaaaaaaggagaatgtACTTAAATCAAAAGGGAAGTGGATATAACAAGTGTGTAAACTATTGTTGTGCCCCTGCCTCTATATCAATCCAAATCTTGGCTCTCCCTCGGTCAATTTGtgaactttatttttcaaatcacCGTTGCATCCAAATAATCCTTAAAAACTATATAATACTCTATTATAAAGCTTCTCACCTATATAGTCTTGTAAATCTGATTTCACAACAGGGTAATTATGCTAGGTTGACTATAAAAGCATGGAAGCAAAAGTATTAAGCTGtgtgtttctttttaatttgtaaaacagGGAAAAGGCAAAGAAAAAGTTAACAGTGAAAGAGGCAGAATGACAAAATATAGAACTTTAGGCGCGTGCTACCTGCTCTCTCTTAAGAAACATTCCAACCATGGTCCCCGGTCAATTCAAGTAATATTCTAACAATATATACAGATTCACCCTTTTATGCTcactcatttttaaatataaaattaatcacaAACCAAAACCACCCAATGAACAC of the Glycine max cultivar Williams 82 chromosome 13, Glycine_max_v4.0, whole genome shotgun sequence genome contains:
- the LOC102668396 gene encoding uncharacterized protein, giving the protein MVEGNCSTIIQRILPPKYKDPGSVTIPCSIGVVSVGKALINLGATINLMPPSMCKRIGNLEIAPTIMTLQVAGRSITRPYGVVEDVLVKVRQFIFPVDFVIMDIEEDAEIPLILGHPFMLTAKCVVDMGNGNLEMSVDDQKFTFNLFDAIKHPNDHKAYFKTEAVEHEVAMVAQAMVSQSLLQKALTNAVECLTKEEEKELKKCLEKLDRLKGSLSKKVLFEELKKDPPTEKTKVDLKILSEHLRYVFLEDNEARPVVISNSLTDEEESRLVKVLKKHRATTGWHI